One Halovivax ruber XH-70 genomic region harbors:
- a CDS encoding RIO1 family regulatory kinase/ATPase domain-containing protein produces the protein MDIRQLARGTVAWDRLERVASSIAERYGREEVRVEFLAADNWLSTPCVIDDEWFVKIVSTQNTRVHSLLTAGRNAGAITTGTSGFFDRFDSPLEMVEHEYEATNRIREIGCHAPEPMDAFEVNGLGVLVLEYLPSFESLDELTDESVRDIAPDLFETLATMHQHGLAHGDLRAENLLVADGDLYVIDATRVREGRERVTRGYDLACALAVLEPRLGARDAVAIAASHYGGEDLLAAREFLDFVRLRPDHEFDSTVLRGELEKVADLDGT, from the coding sequence ATGGACATCCGCCAGCTGGCTCGTGGCACTGTCGCCTGGGATCGACTGGAGCGCGTCGCCAGTTCCATCGCCGAGCGATACGGCCGCGAGGAAGTTCGCGTCGAGTTTCTGGCGGCCGACAACTGGCTCTCGACCCCGTGCGTGATCGACGACGAGTGGTTCGTGAAGATCGTCTCCACCCAGAACACGCGGGTCCACTCGCTACTGACGGCCGGGCGAAACGCCGGGGCGATCACCACCGGAACCAGCGGCTTCTTCGACCGGTTCGACTCGCCGCTCGAGATGGTCGAACACGAGTACGAGGCGACAAATCGTATCCGAGAGATCGGCTGTCACGCGCCGGAACCGATGGACGCGTTCGAGGTGAACGGGCTCGGCGTGCTCGTCCTCGAGTATCTCCCGTCGTTCGAATCACTCGACGAGCTCACGGACGAGTCCGTTCGCGATATCGCTCCCGACCTGTTCGAGACGCTCGCGACGATGCACCAGCACGGACTCGCCCACGGCGACCTCCGCGCGGAGAACCTCCTCGTGGCCGACGGCGACCTCTACGTCATCGATGCGACGCGCGTCAGGGAGGGGCGCGAGCGGGTGACCCGCGGCTACGATCTCGCCTGTGCCCTCGCCGTCCTCGAACCTCGACTCGGGGCCCGTGACGCCGTGGCAATCGCGGCCAGTCACTACGGTGGCGAAGACCTGCTTGCCGCACGTGAGTTCCTCGATTTCGTCCGGCTGCGTCCCGACCACGAATTCGACAGCACGGTCCTTCGCGGTGAACTCGAGAAAGTCGCCGACCTGGACGGAACGTGA
- a CDS encoding type II toxin-antitoxin system HicA family toxin — protein sequence MGRRTFSGREVVTVLVNTGGFEWRRTTGDHAQLYYEHPTNDADRRWVTVPLHDELRTGTLREIADSAGANEFDAFCSWIDRNA from the coding sequence ATGGGCCGTCGCACGTTTTCCGGTCGAGAAGTTGTGACAGTCCTGGTCAATACCGGTGGATTCGAGTGGCGCCGGACGACGGGCGACCATGCGCAATTGTACTACGAGCATCCGACCAACGACGCTGACCGACGGTGGGTAACGGTTCCGCTACACGACGAACTTCGCACCGGGACACTCAGAGAGATCGCGGACAGTGCCGGCGCCAATGAGTTCGACGCGTTCTGTTCGTGGATCGACCGAAACGCGTAG
- a CDS encoding type II toxin-antitoxin system HicB family antitoxin, which yields MASSSSNGPVHEAEIRLWPEEEWWIAKDVETGVTTQGSSRRIALDNLDDAVALHDGDRGRKPTDDELRELGIDPTANETGNQTPPDVLE from the coding sequence ATGGCGAGTTCCTCGAGTAATGGACCCGTCCACGAGGCAGAAATCAGGTTGTGGCCCGAAGAGGAGTGGTGGATAGCAAAGGACGTCGAAACGGGCGTCACGACACAGGGTTCGTCCCGCCGGATTGCACTCGATAACTTAGACGATGCGGTTGCACTCCACGACGGGGATCGCGGCCGAAAACCGACCGATGACGAGCTGCGGGAACTCGGAATCGATCCCACAGCGAACGAAACTGGCAACCAGACACCGCCAGACGTCCTCGAGTAG
- a CDS encoding DUF7544 domain-containing protein: MHAVSALGDAIAVTRDYLTPVDARQWLKLAVVVVFVSGLMVTPPTTPAAEPSPAPVVDGSTEPMPFENPFSDGELVTLAIAVAALLLGVWLVFTLIGSLLEFVLIEALRSGPVEIRAGVRAHGRKGLSLFAFRIALTVLALAIVAIPAALQLRPIDPSQPIDPIQRASLSTLGGLIVLALVVGLVYWIVMRLTTEFVVPVMLRTDSGVRAGWGRFLQPLRSNVGEYVVYLVLVTLVDFVGAIAVGIVTAAVGFVVAIPFVVLVVVAFFLGPLAIPSLIVLAIVGLVTFLLLTAAIRMPLVVYVRYYALLVLGATDSTLDLIPDRRDTTRSDSGWEEWDDGEDWAGPSSRDSSDSWSATSDETEPDRTDESDESWDTSDDWGYRGDESGRTDERDRDDGWGYRDDDRERDDG; this comes from the coding sequence ATGCACGCTGTATCGGCTCTCGGCGACGCGATCGCCGTGACGCGAGACTATCTCACACCTGTCGACGCCAGACAGTGGCTCAAACTCGCCGTCGTGGTCGTGTTCGTCTCGGGTCTGATGGTGACGCCGCCGACGACGCCGGCCGCCGAACCGTCACCGGCGCCAGTCGTGGACGGGTCGACCGAGCCGATGCCGTTCGAGAACCCGTTTTCCGACGGTGAACTGGTTACGCTCGCCATCGCTGTGGCGGCGCTGCTCCTCGGTGTGTGGCTGGTCTTCACGCTGATCGGGTCGTTGCTGGAATTCGTGTTGATCGAGGCACTCCGATCGGGCCCCGTCGAGATCCGGGCTGGCGTTCGGGCACACGGGAGGAAAGGCCTCTCGCTGTTCGCGTTCAGGATCGCGCTGACTGTACTGGCGCTTGCGATTGTTGCGATCCCTGCTGCCCTCCAGTTGCGTCCCATCGACCCGAGTCAGCCGATCGACCCGATCCAGCGAGCGTCGCTTTCGACGCTCGGTGGCCTGATCGTACTGGCGCTCGTCGTCGGGCTCGTCTACTGGATCGTGATGCGGCTGACGACGGAGTTCGTCGTCCCGGTCATGCTGCGGACTGACAGCGGTGTTCGGGCCGGGTGGGGCCGGTTCTTGCAACCGCTTCGTTCGAACGTCGGCGAGTACGTCGTCTACCTCGTCCTGGTGACGCTGGTGGACTTCGTCGGCGCGATCGCCGTGGGGATCGTCACTGCCGCCGTCGGGTTCGTCGTCGCGATCCCGTTCGTGGTTCTCGTCGTCGTCGCGTTCTTCCTCGGCCCGCTCGCGATCCCGTCGTTGATCGTCCTCGCTATCGTGGGCCTCGTCACGTTTTTACTCCTCACTGCCGCGATTCGGATGCCGCTCGTCGTCTACGTCCGCTACTACGCCCTCCTCGTACTGGGGGCGACGGACTCGACGCTGGATCTGATCCCGGACCGGCGCGACACCACTCGATCAGACTCCGGATGGGAGGAGTGGGACGACGGCGAGGACTGGGCTGGGCCGTCGTCCCGCGACTCGTCCGACTCGTGGTCGGCTACAAGCGACGAAACCGAGCCGGATCGAACTGACGAGTCCGACGAGAGCTGGGACACGTCCGACGACTGGGGGTATCGCGGCGACGAATCGGGCCGCACCGACGAACGGGATCGCGACGACGGATGGGGCTATCGTGACGACGACCGAGAGCGGGACGACGGTTAG
- a CDS encoding acyl-CoA dehydrogenase family protein: MNFELPEEHRMIRKTVRDFCEAELEPIAQEIEDEHRFPAEIFDQLADLDVMGVPITDEYGGLGGDTLMYAVVAEELGRVSGSVGLSYVAHTSLASKPLELFGTAEQKERWLRPLAEGEYLGGWALTEPGSGSDASDMNTTAEKDGDEWVIDGTKQFITNASEAGSVLVKAVTDPGAGYDGISTFIVDPEADDGFEVTTVWDKMGLNASPTCELSLDSVRVPEDRLLGEEGDGWDQTKKTLDGGRISIAALSTGLAQGAYGHAKEYAGQREQFGQPISDFDAIRDKLVDMYRKTERARLLTHKAAHRYDEGKPVTKASALAKLDASEAAREVAEEAVQVLGGYGYTTDFAPQRFYRDAKLMEIGEGTSEIQHLVIGRELGL, encoded by the coding sequence ATGAACTTCGAGCTGCCCGAGGAGCACCGGATGATCCGCAAGACGGTGCGGGACTTCTGTGAGGCCGAACTCGAACCGATCGCCCAGGAGATCGAGGACGAACACCGTTTCCCCGCCGAAATCTTCGACCAGCTGGCAGACCTGGACGTGATGGGCGTGCCGATCACCGACGAGTACGGCGGACTCGGCGGCGATACGCTCATGTACGCCGTCGTCGCGGAGGAACTCGGCCGCGTCTCGGGCTCGGTGGGACTCTCATACGTCGCACACACCTCGCTGGCCTCCAAGCCGCTCGAACTCTTCGGTACCGCCGAACAGAAAGAACGCTGGCTCCGTCCGCTCGCGGAGGGCGAGTACCTCGGGGGCTGGGCACTGACCGAACCCGGCAGCGGCTCCGACGCCTCCGACATGAACACGACCGCCGAGAAGGACGGTGACGAGTGGGTCATCGACGGCACGAAGCAGTTCATCACGAACGCCTCCGAGGCGGGCTCCGTCCTCGTGAAAGCAGTCACTGACCCTGGCGCCGGCTACGACGGCATCTCGACGTTCATCGTCGACCCTGAGGCGGACGACGGTTTCGAAGTGACCACCGTCTGGGACAAGATGGGCCTGAACGCCTCGCCGACGTGTGAACTTTCACTGGACTCGGTCCGCGTCCCGGAGGACCGCCTGCTCGGGGAGGAAGGCGACGGCTGGGACCAGACGAAGAAGACCTTAGACGGCGGCCGGATCTCCATCGCCGCCCTCTCGACCGGCCTCGCACAGGGCGCGTACGGACACGCGAAGGAGTACGCCGGCCAGCGCGAGCAGTTCGGGCAGCCGATCAGCGATTTCGACGCGATTCGCGACAAGTTAGTCGATATGTACCGAAAGACCGAGCGAGCCCGCTTGCTGACCCACAAGGCGGCTCACCGCTACGACGAGGGCAAACCGGTCACCAAAGCGTCCGCACTCGCGAAGCTCGACGCCTCGGAGGCGGCCCGCGAGGTCGCCGAGGAGGCCGTCCAGGTGCTCGGCGGCTACGGCTACACCACCGACTTCGCCCCACAGCGGTTCTACCGCGACGCCAAGCTCATGGAGATCGGCGAGGGAACGAGCGAGATCCAGCATCTGGTCATCGGCCGCGAACTCGGCCTGTAA
- a CDS encoding Glu/Leu/Phe/Val family dehydrogenase, translated as MSPTTPYENFRSQLRSAVAHVEVDDGLFDRLSHPERVLETNLTIERDDGTLDRFRAYRSQFNGDRGPYKGGIRYHPDVDRDEVIALSGWMTYKCAIVDIPFGGGKGGIELDPADYSTAERERLTRAYATELRPLVGEDRDVPAPDVNTGPREMNWFKDTYETLEGTTAPGVVTGKSIESGGSAGRVAATGRSTVLAAREAFSHLGRSLADATVAVQGYGNAGWIAARLLDERGATVVAVSDSDGAVVDRDGLDPIDVKRHKDETGSVCHYPGADTRTNDELLTLDVDLLIPAGLENAIDADLAGDVAADVISEAANGPITPAANDVLVENDVFVVPDILANAGGVVVSYYEWVQNRQRTSWSESRVNESLETHIVDAFDELTATMAEHELDDPRTAAYVVALERVATAAEQRGW; from the coding sequence ATGAGCCCGACCACGCCGTACGAGAACTTCCGATCCCAGCTTCGGAGCGCTGTGGCCCACGTCGAGGTCGACGACGGGTTGTTCGATCGGCTGTCACACCCGGAGCGCGTCCTCGAGACGAACCTGACGATCGAACGCGACGACGGGACGCTCGATCGATTCCGGGCGTATCGCTCGCAGTTCAACGGCGACCGCGGCCCGTACAAGGGCGGGATCAGATACCACCCGGACGTGGATCGCGACGAGGTGATCGCGCTCTCGGGCTGGATGACCTACAAGTGCGCGATCGTCGACATTCCGTTCGGCGGCGGTAAAGGTGGGATCGAGCTCGACCCGGCCGACTACTCGACGGCCGAACGCGAACGCCTGACCCGAGCGTATGCGACGGAACTGCGCCCGCTCGTCGGTGAAGATCGAGACGTCCCGGCACCGGACGTCAACACCGGCCCGCGCGAGATGAACTGGTTCAAAGACACTTACGAGACGCTCGAGGGCACGACCGCACCCGGCGTCGTCACTGGCAAATCGATCGAGAGCGGCGGCAGCGCCGGCCGGGTTGCGGCGACCGGCCGCTCGACGGTGCTGGCCGCGCGCGAGGCATTTTCTCACCTCGGGCGATCGCTCGCCGACGCGACCGTCGCAGTGCAGGGCTACGGCAACGCTGGCTGGATCGCGGCCCGGCTACTCGACGAACGCGGCGCAACCGTCGTGGCCGTGAGCGACTCCGACGGGGCGGTCGTCGACCGTGACGGCCTCGATCCAATCGACGTAAAACGGCACAAAGACGAGACCGGTAGCGTCTGTCACTACCCCGGTGCAGATACGCGAACGAACGACGAGCTGCTCACCCTCGACGTCGATCTCCTGATCCCCGCCGGGCTCGAAAACGCCATCGACGCGGACCTGGCCGGCGACGTCGCGGCCGACGTCATTTCCGAGGCAGCGAACGGGCCGATCACGCCGGCGGCCAACGACGTGCTGGTCGAAAACGACGTCTTTGTCGTGCCGGACATCCTCGCCAACGCGGGCGGGGTCGTCGTCTCGTACTACGAGTGGGTCCAGAACCGACAGCGCACTTCCTGGAGCGAGTCGCGGGTGAACGAATCGCTCGAAACGCATATCGTCGACGCCTTCGACGAACTCACCGCGACGATGGCGGAACACGAGCTCGACGATCCGCGGACGGCCGCGTACGTCGTCGCGCTCGAACGCGTCGCCACCGCGGCCGAACAGCGCGGGTGGTGA
- a CDS encoding HpcH/HpaI aldolase/citrate lyase family protein, translating into MVRRSIMFTPGDRPEMLRKAPDAGADVIVFDLEDAVAPARKAEARDAIAAVLDDPSFDPDAEVCVRVNSTQTAWQADLEALLDGDADTPDSIMVPKADSPATLRSIAGAISEYGESLPLLALLESARGILNAAEIAGVETVDALVFGSEDLAADLGATTTPSLSELTYARQRVVLAAAAHQTDAIDTMVTDFSDEEQLIASAETAVQYGFDGKLAIHPSQVDPINEAFTPDEAQREWARAVLDAKVEAEAAGRGVFEVDGEMIDAPLIAKAERIADQSNAAGVWD; encoded by the coding sequence ATGGTTCGACGTTCGATCATGTTCACCCCGGGAGACCGCCCTGAAATGCTGCGCAAGGCGCCCGACGCGGGCGCCGACGTGATCGTCTTCGATCTCGAGGACGCGGTCGCCCCGGCCCGGAAAGCCGAGGCGCGCGACGCGATCGCAGCCGTCCTCGACGACCCGTCGTTCGACCCCGACGCCGAAGTGTGCGTCCGGGTAAACAGCACACAGACGGCGTGGCAGGCCGATCTGGAGGCCCTCCTCGACGGGGACGCCGACACACCGGATTCCATCATGGTTCCCAAGGCCGACTCGCCGGCAACGCTTCGCTCGATCGCGGGAGCGATCTCGGAGTACGGCGAGTCACTCCCGCTACTCGCGCTGCTCGAAAGCGCACGGGGCATCCTCAACGCGGCCGAGATTGCCGGCGTCGAGACCGTCGACGCACTGGTATTCGGGTCGGAAGACCTCGCGGCCGACCTGGGCGCGACGACGACCCCGTCGCTCTCGGAACTCACGTACGCCCGCCAGCGTGTGGTCCTCGCCGCTGCAGCCCACCAGACAGACGCCATCGACACGATGGTGACCGACTTTTCCGACGAGGAGCAACTGATCGCGTCGGCGGAAACGGCCGTCCAGTACGGCTTCGACGGAAAACTGGCCATACACCCGTCGCAGGTCGACCCCATCAACGAGGCGTTCACCCCGGACGAGGCCCAGCGGGAGTGGGCGCGAGCCGTTCTCGACGCGAAAGTCGAGGCCGAGGCGGCGGGACGCGGGGTGTTCGAGGTCGACGGCGAAATGATCGACGCGCCGCTGATCGCGAAGGCAGAGCGCATCGCCGACCAGTCGAACGCAGCCGGAGTCTGGGACTGA
- a CDS encoding MaoC family dehydratase, with the protein MTGLYYEEFEEGETIEHERRRTISESDNQRFCDMTMNQQPLHLDAEFAAETDFGERLVNGLYTMALAVGITIPETTDGTIVANLSYDNVEHPKPVFHGDTISVSSTVTDKRETSDGERGVVTMHVTVSNQDDEVVCEFDRTVLSRKRPTE; encoded by the coding sequence ATGACAGGTCTGTACTACGAGGAGTTCGAGGAGGGTGAGACCATCGAACACGAGCGTCGTCGGACGATCTCGGAAAGTGACAACCAGCGCTTTTGCGATATGACGATGAATCAGCAACCGTTGCACCTGGACGCCGAGTTTGCCGCCGAGACGGATTTCGGCGAGCGACTCGTCAACGGACTCTACACGATGGCGCTCGCCGTCGGCATCACGATTCCGGAGACCACCGACGGGACGATCGTCGCGAACCTCTCCTACGACAACGTCGAACATCCGAAGCCGGTGTTCCACGGCGATACGATCTCCGTCTCGTCGACGGTGACCGACAAACGAGAGACGTCCGATGGTGAGCGCGGCGTCGTTACGATGCACGTCACCGTCTCCAATCAGGACGACGAGGTCGTCTGCGAGTTCGATCGGACGGTCCTCTCTCGCAAGCGACCGACCGAGTGA
- a CDS encoding DUF7839 domain-containing protein, producing MVDVLDNKRVATRLRILVEIAERQPAVSQSEIADEVGVTSQAVSEYIRELVDEGFVEKEARSRYRVTNEGVDWLFRTAEGVRRFADHVTEDLLGAMNEAAAIATDDVTEGETVSLTMREGYIHATPTDDGDATAVATTDAAAGGDVGVAEWEGVIDLEPGTVTVIQIPPVRAGGADAADLSSREAAIEAADLVVASGVEAVVALESNGVEPAVSVGAGSVASAGAERGLDVIVAATTDVVGRVTDELRDGDVPYEVKEA from the coding sequence ATGGTCGACGTCCTCGACAACAAACGGGTCGCCACCCGCCTTCGTATCCTCGTCGAGATCGCCGAGCGCCAGCCGGCCGTGAGCCAGAGCGAGATCGCCGACGAGGTGGGTGTGACGAGCCAGGCCGTCAGCGAGTACATCCGTGAACTCGTCGACGAGGGCTTCGTCGAGAAGGAAGCGCGATCGCGCTATCGCGTGACGAACGAAGGCGTCGACTGGCTCTTCCGGACGGCAGAAGGCGTCCGCCGATTCGCCGACCACGTCACCGAGGATCTTCTTGGGGCGATGAACGAAGCGGCGGCGATCGCGACTGACGACGTCACGGAAGGCGAGACCGTCTCACTCACGATGCGTGAGGGCTACATTCACGCAACTCCGACCGACGATGGCGACGCGACTGCCGTCGCGACGACCGACGCCGCTGCCGGTGGCGATGTCGGCGTCGCCGAGTGGGAGGGCGTCATCGATCTCGAACCCGGCACGGTGACAGTCATCCAGATCCCGCCTGTCCGTGCTGGCGGCGCTGACGCGGCCGATCTCTCGTCGAGGGAGGCCGCCATCGAAGCCGCAGATCTCGTCGTCGCCAGCGGTGTCGAGGCAGTGGTCGCACTGGAATCGAACGGGGTCGAACCTGCCGTCTCCGTCGGTGCCGGCTCGGTCGCGAGTGCGGGGGCAGAGCGCGGCCTCGACGTGATCGTGGCGGCGACGACGGACGTGGTCGGGCGCGTCACCGACGAACTTCGTGATGGCGACGTCCCGTACGAAGTGAAAGAAGCGTAG
- a CDS encoding proteasome assembly chaperone family protein: protein MDELDIDVVADVELDDPVLIEGLPGVGHVGSLVAEHLLEEFEAESTLVRRIYSTAFPPQVAVEDGVASLTCTEVYAVTGTGGEDLLVFTGDHQAQHGDGHYALAEAFLDVAESFDVSQCYALGGVPTGELIESYDVIGAVTDESMIDDLEDAGVEFREDEPAGGIVGVSGLLLGLGVRRGVDAACLMGETSGYLVDPKSARAVLSVLETRLGFDVEYDSLDERAEEMEAVMGKIREMESQASMDVPSDDDLRYIG, encoded by the coding sequence ATGGACGAACTCGATATCGACGTCGTCGCAGACGTCGAACTCGACGACCCGGTACTGATCGAAGGGCTTCCCGGCGTCGGCCACGTCGGATCCCTCGTTGCCGAACATCTGCTCGAAGAGTTCGAGGCCGAATCGACACTCGTCCGTCGCATCTACTCCACGGCGTTTCCACCGCAGGTTGCCGTCGAGGACGGTGTCGCCTCGCTTACCTGCACGGAAGTCTACGCCGTCACGGGAACCGGCGGCGAAGATCTGCTCGTGTTCACCGGCGACCACCAGGCGCAACACGGTGACGGTCACTACGCGCTCGCCGAAGCGTTCCTCGACGTCGCTGAGTCGTTCGACGTGAGCCAGTGCTACGCCCTCGGCGGCGTTCCGACCGGCGAACTCATCGAATCGTACGACGTCATCGGTGCAGTCACGGACGAGTCGATGATCGACGACCTCGAAGACGCCGGCGTCGAGTTCCGCGAGGACGAGCCCGCCGGCGGCATCGTCGGCGTGTCCGGCCTGCTTCTCGGGTTGGGTGTCCGACGCGGGGTCGATGCAGCGTGTCTGATGGGAGAGACGAGTGGCTACCTCGTCGATCCGAAGAGTGCAAGAGCCGTCCTATCGGTGCTCGAAACCCGCCTCGGATTCGACGTCGAGTACGACTCGCTCGACGAGCGTGCCGAGGAGATGGAAGCCGTCATGGGCAAGATTCGGGAGATGGAGTCACAGGCGTCGATGGACGTCCCGAGCGACGACGACCTGCGATACATCGGCTAG
- a CDS encoding RNA-protein complex protein Nop10, translating into MKSDIRICHRSTHDRPVYSLTETCPSCGADTVNSAPAPFSPDDPSGKYRRALKRRHRS; encoded by the coding sequence GTGAAATCCGACATCCGTATCTGTCATCGCTCGACGCACGATCGGCCAGTCTACTCACTGACAGAGACGTGTCCCAGTTGTGGTGCCGACACCGTCAACTCCGCCCCAGCACCCTTCTCCCCCGACGATCCATCCGGCAAGTACCGACGCGCACTTAAGCGGCGCCACCGGTCGTAG
- a CDS encoding translation initiation factor IF-2 subunit alpha, producing the protein MKYSGWPESGELVVGKIDEIEDFGVFVDLQEYEDKRGLAHISEVASGWIKNVRDHVSEGQIAVCKVLDVDEDAQQIDLSIKDVNDHQRSEKIQEWKNEQKADNWMELAFGEDIDGDAYTAIANDLLSVHPTLYEAFKESAIHGAEAIDGSGLNDDDIEAIVDTARENVSVPYVNVTGYVDLENPTASGVDGVRSALSAGEGNGEVPDEVDLDVTYVGAPEYRIQVQAPNYKTAEAELEASAQRAITAIENEGGTGSFHRERHTDDE; encoded by the coding sequence ATGAAGTACAGCGGCTGGCCCGAATCGGGAGAGCTCGTCGTCGGGAAGATCGACGAGATCGAAGACTTCGGCGTGTTCGTCGACCTGCAGGAGTACGAGGACAAACGTGGCCTCGCTCACATCTCCGAGGTCGCGAGCGGCTGGATCAAGAACGTCCGCGACCACGTCAGCGAAGGCCAGATCGCCGTCTGTAAGGTACTCGACGTCGACGAAGACGCCCAGCAGATCGACCTCTCGATCAAGGACGTCAACGACCACCAGCGCTCCGAGAAGATCCAAGAGTGGAAGAACGAACAGAAGGCGGACAACTGGATGGAACTCGCCTTCGGTGAGGACATCGACGGCGACGCCTACACCGCCATCGCGAACGACCTCCTGTCGGTCCACCCGACGCTCTACGAGGCGTTCAAGGAGTCGGCGATCCACGGCGCCGAGGCGATCGACGGCAGCGGGCTGAACGACGACGATATCGAAGCGATCGTCGACACCGCACGCGAGAACGTCTCCGTCCCCTACGTCAACGTCACCGGCTACGTCGACCTCGAGAACCCAACCGCCTCCGGCGTCGACGGCGTCAGGTCGGCGCTTTCCGCCGGCGAAGGAAACGGCGAGGTACCGGACGAAGTCGACCTCGACGTCACCTACGTCGGTGCGCCCGAGTACCGGATTCAGGTGCAGGCGCCGAACTACAAGACCGCCGAAGCAGAGCTCGAAGCGAGCGCCCAGCGAGCGATCACCGCCATCGAGAACGAAGGCGGCACCGGATCGTTCCACCGAGAGCGTCACACCGACGACGAATAA
- a CDS encoding 30S ribosomal protein S27e, with translation MAGTFYRVRCEDCENEQIVFGKASTDVACAVCGTTLARPTGGKASIDHEIVEPVESR, from the coding sequence ATGGCAGGAACATTCTACCGTGTCCGATGTGAGGATTGTGAGAACGAACAGATCGTCTTCGGCAAGGCCTCGACCGACGTCGCCTGCGCCGTCTGCGGAACGACGCTCGCTCGGCCGACCGGGGGCAAGGCCTCGATCGACCACGAGATCGTCGAACCAGTCGAGTCACGATGA
- a CDS encoding 50S ribosomal protein L44e, translating to MQMPRRFNTYCPHCNEHHEHEVEKVRTGRSTGMKKVADRQRRRQTSTIGNSGKFSKVPSGNKPTKKTDLKYRCGECGKAHLREGWRAGRLEFQE from the coding sequence ATGCAGATGCCACGCAGATTCAACACCTATTGTCCGCACTGCAACGAACACCACGAACACGAAGTCGAGAAGGTCCGGACCGGCCGCTCGACGGGAATGAAGAAGGTCGCCGACCGACAGCGTCGTCGCCAGACCTCCACGATCGGGAACTCCGGGAAGTTCTCGAAGGTCCCCAGTGGGAACAAGCCCACGAAGAAGACCGACCTCAAATACCGCTGTGGCGAGTGCGGCAAGGCCCACCTCCGAGAGGGATGGCGCGCCGGCCGACTCGAATTCCAGGAGTGA
- a CDS encoding HAH_0734 family protein produces the protein MKQLIIHGDPEIRKDAVLSIDGEEVVCFGINRMGEWHGPDRVQLWCTVGTEDEREAYELRSYIPHFLDVEHYDADEIAVVEAAA, from the coding sequence ATGAAGCAACTCATCATCCACGGCGACCCCGAGATCAGGAAGGACGCCGTGCTCTCGATCGACGGCGAGGAGGTGGTCTGTTTCGGGATCAACCGCATGGGTGAGTGGCACGGCCCCGACCGCGTCCAGCTCTGGTGTACTGTCGGGACCGAAGACGAGCGCGAGGCGTACGAACTGAGATCGTACATTCCGCACTTTCTGGACGTCGAACACTACGACGCCGACGAGATTGCGGTCGTCGAAGCTGCTGCCTGA